From Delphinus delphis chromosome X, mDelDel1.2, whole genome shotgun sequence, a single genomic window includes:
- the LOC132418458 gene encoding geranylgeranyl pyrophosphate synthase-like, whose amino-acid sequence MLHNASLLIDDVEDSSELRRGFPVAHSIYGIPSVINSANYVHFLDLEKVLTLDHPDAVKLFTRQLLELHQGQGLDTYWRDNYTCPTEEEYKAMVLQKTGGLFGLTVGLMQLFSDYKEDLKPLLNTPGLFFQIRDDYANLHSKEYSENKSFCEDLTEGKFSFPTVHAIWWRPETTQVQNLLHQRTENVDIKKYCVHYLKKVGSFEYTWNTLKKLESKAYKQIDACGGNPELVALTKHLSKMLEEENE is encoded by the coding sequence ATGTTGCATAATGCCAGTTTACTCATTGATGATGTCGAAGACAGCTCAGAACTCCGACGTGGCTTTCCCGTGGCACACAGCATCTATGGAATTCCATCTGTCATCAATTCTGCCAACTATGTACATTTTCTTGACCTAGAGAAAGTCTTAACCCTTGATCACCCAGATGCAGTAAAGCTTTTTACTCGCCAGCTTTTAGAACTCCATCAGGGACAAGGCCTAGATACCTACTGGAGGGATAATTACACATGTCCCACTGAAGAAGAATATAAAGCAATGGTCCTGCAAAAGACAGGAGGACTATTTGGATTAACAGTAGGTCTCATGCAGTTGTTCTCTGATTATAAAGAAGATTTAAAGCCACTGCTGAATACACCTGGGCTGTTTTTCCAAATTAGGGATGATTATGCTAATCTACACTCCAAAGAATATAgtgaaaacaaaagcttttgtgAAGATCTAACAGAGGGAAAGTTCTCCTTCCCTACTGTTCATGCTATCTGGTGGAGGCCTGAAACCACCCAGGTGCAGAATCTCTTGCACCAGAGAACCGAAAAcgtagatattaaaaaatactgtgtaCATTATCTTAAGAAAGTAGGTTCTTTTGAATACACTTGGAATACTCTTAAAAAGCTTGAATCTAAAGCCTATAAACAAATTGATGCATGTGGTGGGAACCCTGAGCTAGTAGCGCTAACAAAACACTTAAGTAAAATGTTGGAAGAAGAGAATGAATAA